Genomic window (Ctenopharyngodon idella isolate HZGC_01 chromosome 20, HZGC01, whole genome shotgun sequence):
ACAACATGTGATGCTGGTGGTGTCTGAAAGTTCATTTTAAACGTCCAAAACATGCTTTTAACGGGAGCGTTCACCCACAGCTGCACGTTCTTGTCATGTCTTTCCAAAGCCGAGTGCAGAAATGTAAGGGAAGCCGTACCTGCTGCTGCGCTGCGGTGCTGCTGATTCTCTGCCGAATGAGTCTCTGCTCGATCTGAAGCTGCAGGTCCTGCTTTACTTTTCTGAGGTGTGAGGACTTTTCTGTAGGTCAcgaaaatcaaattaaattaactatACGGTCTAATCCAGAttataaaagcataaaaaaacatgttacttgaaataaaatgaacatatgatttaaaatatgatttatatattatttaaaaaaaataaaacttaactttaacttaaaattaaaatgaaaaatacaaaaattaaagctaattcaaaatatatacaaaaaactgtaatagtatctcaatgatgcTAAAATACCGTAGCCGATTTCTGTCTTGATTTTACCTACtctaaaataataaacttttcaGACTGTGATGACGTTTCCACAGCTATTAACATTGcaaagtttttatattttcattatatatatataaaaaaaaaaaaactattgtacATTTATAACTAGGGTTGGAAAGGGGCGGAAAGTTTCCGGAAACTTTCCACGGGAACTTAAcctggggaattttggaaatattccaatttggaaacTTGACAGGAATTTATTggaaatttataatttatataaaatgtatcatatactaacataaatataaacattttgtttggtcataacatgaaatttttttcacattcaattaattctaatttagtaaatatgtaaaataaatatttttattgcagcaattgttatgtattatttatttcagtgtcacatgatccttcagaaatcattctaatatgctgatttgatactccgttattatcaatgttggaaacagttgtgctgcttaatattgttttggaacctgtgataactttttattcatcaatgaatcctgaaaaaagttaaaaagaacagcatttattcaaaatataaatcttttctaacaatataaatctttactatcactttttatcaatttaacacatccgtgctgaataaaagtattagtttctttcaaaaaaaaaaaaaaaggaaaaaatgactgaccccaaaattttgaccgatagtgtatattgttacaaaagatttctattttatttatttaaaatgttctttcaatttttattcatcaaagaattattatatacattataaaaaaatattaagcagcacaactgtttccaacattaataagtgagtatcaaatcagcatattagaatgatttctgaaggatcatgtgacactgaagactggagtaatgatgctgaaaattcagatttgcatcacagaaataaattatattttaatgtatattaaaatagaaaaccataattttaaattgtggttatatttcacaatattactgttttttctgtatttttgatcagatgTGTATGTTGTGGACTGGGGGAATGCACAGTGCATgcagggggtgtggcctcaaCAGCCCTGCAGTAAGaagtgtgctgtgtgaatgtcagggtaaaaattcaactgaaattgcattaaatctggttgttttaaccaaaattatgctgcaagatgttttttttcaactacatttaagtaccctgttataggctaacctgcaattttgcaaattccctgtttattcccattaattcccatatattcctgttaattcccatggaaagtttccagctttgaaaattcccagaattttgcaaccctatttataacactatattaCACTGAGGTGTTTCTAAAgtcccgttcacaccaagaacgataattataaagataactataacgataaattTTTTAGCGTACACATCAGCACacgatatcgttctgtttattataagcgcgctttaaatgctcactttaaaggatggattctgattggctgttaatatttttatcgttcatcagctgggaaAAAAACGTTCTGAAAGTGCTTTCAGCAACAtcgtttctctgtgccgttatcgtTATATATGGTGTGAACTGCTATTTTTTCTATATTTCGaacaatttttaaaactatatcgtTATCTGTATCGTTATTATTATGGCAAacctttctctcttctgactaaCTTAATCAGTAGCTGGGTTTCCATGTAAACATGAAGcgaatcttttcaaaaaaaaaaagaaaaaagaaaaaaaagaagtgaatTAGGTGTGTTTCCATCAAGTTTGAGCGGATGACGGTGGTATTGGTTTAGTCACATGGGTTTTATGTTCACTATGCGtttccatctcccattattCGCATTAACTCTTTTTCGCACAAGTCAAAAACCACCTCAAGCAAGTGTAACAACTTTTTGCAAATTAAGGGATTTTACCCCGTTTTTTTCACTCGTTGCAATACTTCAAAAAGCACACAAAAACAGGGTGATGGAAACAGCTAATCTcttgatatttttgtaaaatcatAGAAATGCTTTCATGGATTTTTGGACACACACAACATCTGGACGTACCGCTCAGGGCTCTGTAGTAGCGCTGCGCACGGAGCTCTTCAAGGCTGAACTCCTTGTCTCCCTGGTACACCTGATCTTTGCAGTACATGATCTGCATTTGACCCTCCTGCTGGGAAACGTGTTCCTCTGGAGTCTGGCTCCTCTGGGACGGGACCGCGGTCTCCGCTGGGACGCCTGGAGCGCTGTGGTCGAACACAAAGTCTCACGATTACACCAGTTCAAATGAAAGTCACGGACCAACATATGGGATGAACAGAAGTACTAGTTATAGTCCAACTAACAAATACATGTTCATACactcccattaagttatgaaagcgttatttctgaatgttctctacACGTATGCAaacgttaaagggatagttcacacaaaaatgaaagttatccCATATGCccaagtttttgaagctccaaaaagtgcatatgactccagtgggttaaagggttagttcacccaaaaaataaaattctctcatttattactcaccctcatgccgttccacacccgtaagaccttcgttcatcttcagaacacaaattaagatatttttgttgaaatccgatggctcagtgaggcctccatagccagcaatgacatttcctctctccagatccattaatgtactaaaaacatatttaaatcagttcatgtgagtacagtggttcaatatcaatattataaagcgacgagaatattttgtgtgtgccaaaaatacaaaataacgacttatatagtgatggccgatttcaaaacactgcttcaggaagcttcagagcgttatgaatcagcgtgttgaatcatgattcggatcgcgtgtcaaaccaccaaactgctgaaatcacgtgactttggcgctccgaactgctgattcgacataaaagattcataacgctccgaagcttcatgaagcagtattttgaaatcgtcgatcactatacaagtcgttattttgtttttttggcgcaccaaaaatattctcgtggctttataatattaatattgaaccactgtactcacatgaactgatttaaatatgtttttagtacattaatggatcttgagagaggaaatgtcattgctggctatggaggcctcactgagccatcggatttcatcaaaaatatcttaatttgtgttctgaagattaacgaaggtcttacgggtgtggaacgacatgagggtgagtaattaatgacattattttcatttttgggtgaactaaccctttaagggaacattccatttatcattttgcaaacattatggaaatgttacttttgaatgttctttgaacattattaaacaagtagtaacatttaaaaaaaaaaaaatgttagaaaaacgtccaactaaaacatgaacaatgtataatgtttttgtgctaacatgttatttaaaaacagataactttgacagaaatgttacttgaagaacatttattcataacattgccagaacattccctgttagctgggatgtCAGTTCCAAATTGTCCAGATCTGTTATCTAGCTAGCCATCAATAGATAATAATacagattttgtttttgcacatggttgacaaacacacactgacttTTGTGCAAAAATACATGCTGttaattcaaatgttatttGTAAACAGGGGAATTCAAATTAGGAGATGTACACAGTTGTTTAAACTTAATATAAAGATACacatgattaaaatatatttaatttaaacttattCTTACACTTATGTTTGGACTAGAGGAGCAGCACTTCACTACAGTGAGCCACAAACgacccaaaacaaaacaacattcattaaaaatcaaaaaacaTCCCTTTGTTTATGATCTTTAGCATTCACTGCTTACCTCCAAATGTGAGGCGACAGTTCATCCATCTTCAGGCATTTTGATTTTTCAAACCCTAAAGCCATCTTGTGCGAAGTTTCCTGTGatttaataaattcagtatCGTGCAACggttatttgtaataaaaatactaGAAGTATCATATATATAACATGAGTAGCATGGAATAATATTCATTACAGCTGGCCTCTACAGCGACAACTACTAGCAAATGATTCAACCATAATATTTTCGACTCATATACATTAATAAGTTGTAAAGATCACGACTGTACCTCcgaaaatcataaaatattccTGTTTTGGCGGTTTGCTTGCATAAAATACTGACAGCAGTTGTATAGTGTTTCGAGGTTTAATTTCAAATGTTACCACGTGACTGTGACGTACGAACTGACGTTCCTCGGCTCGTCGTCATATGATAACGTACCTTGGcaattttacattaatttttttcgttatatatatatatatatatatatataatgttttggATTTcgataaaatatttcataaagaaGAAACTTAACATAGTTACGTCTAGATGGAATTGATAAAGAAAAGGCGAACTACATCCGTTTATAAATGAGGAAGCACtgcatacataaaataaaatgatgtggctttaaaatattatttttccatttcataAACTATTCATAAACAATATGGCCTTGTTTTATAAACACGCAAAAGCAAAAGGCATCCTCTTTATCTTTTCTTGTTTTCTACGTAAGCCTTGTGGATATACTGCCTCCTGTTGGTTTGCAGTGAAATCAGGAACAAAAATCCACCCAGCAAAAACGTTTTTACAACTTTTCACAACGTTGTTTTGTAGTATTAAAACGTTTTAAAGtgttttctaaataataataataataataataataatgttaccaAAATAAAACGTTTTAGAAACGTTGTGAAAATGTTTCTATACCGAGCGataataatgttacataaattGTATCGGAACAATATGGTCATCTTAGTAGTTTTAgtactgtattttaattaaatcgagagaatcgttttttttttttacgtcatatatttaaataaatgaccgTTACAAAAACCGTTGGACGTACAGGGTGCTCCGTTTCCATGGTCGTTCAGGTGAGGAGAATTAAATGCTCTTAAATAAGATAATTTAAAGAAACTGGTTTAATAATGGTTACTATAGCATCAAGTCAAgaaattaatgttgtttttcGTTTCACACTCAGGCTATTTGCGTCATGTTCTTTAAATGCAGGAGTTCttacattttcatataaaataacaaaagaaaaaacgtTAAATTTGTAATATAACTAGGAATATAAATAACTAACTtttaccaaagtccctttattctatagtctttgctttTAGCAAAAGTCATTTTATCCTCTTCTTATTATGCAAAGGtacaattatattaaatatatgaacatcaattaaaacacaaaaaacttacaatttaatgtaaaattgtCAATGAAGTAGAACAATAAGAAGAGCCGAGTCTATATGTATAGTAAAACGATCCATTTATTGTACTTAGTGTTTGAATGGGACAAGTAATATTTTGGGGTTTCAGTCACTAAGGATGACAAACATGCTTGAGAATGACTTTGGAAGTTATTGTCAGTGATTATGAGGCCTGGGGTGAGAAAGCATTCAGTAAATAAACCCAGTGATTAGCTGAAATCAATACCTTGATTAAATATTTCGTCCAGTCAGTGCGTATTCAACAAAaactaatgttaatttttgtttatgtaaattacacTTAAGTCACCCTGATACTCCAGAAGCGTAGATGGAGAGGTGAGATTGTGAGAGCAACCAAACACAACATTTGAGAcaggaaaatgactaaaatccTCAATTGATATTTCTGTACTTGAATTGTACCAACGGGAGAAAACCTTTGTTTCGTATACAGAACTATTCTTTTCATAAGTATTTGTATCTCTTACATCAAAATCATCAAAACTTGGCTGCGTCAAAACCATGTCTACAGCAGCCATGAGGGTGCTCATGGGAacaaattcagctttaccaagAGCAGTGTGGTTTATTGTAAATTCATAATATCTATCATATATGAATGTATAGTTTGAATCAATTTCTAGCAAAGAATACATACGGTCAAGATCTCCCTCCAAGGTCAGCTGGTCATTAATGTCAAACCCCAACATGTAATGTTTAAAATCAATGTACCCATTTCCAGTAGTCTTCAGACTGGATTTCAGACCATCAGCTTTCACACAGATGTTAGCTTCATTATCCATATTTCCCTTAAGTTTCTTGGTATCAGAGAATGTAGAATCTGTGGTTAGATGGGTTGCAGACTCAATGGAGATGAAGGAAAGAGTTGCATCCAGCTTTAAGGTATTCTCAGCATCTCCATGTCCAGCAGCCACTGAATCTGGACGATCAAAGGTGTACTTGATCTTTAAGTTTGATGCTGCCTTTGGATGGGCCTTGGTGTCAGCAGAAAGTTGATGAGTGGCATCAACAGCGAAGCTTGTCAGATTAATCTTAGCAACTGTGTTGGTAGACAATACAGCCTCATAGTTGTCTTCCAGAGTCAAGGTACTCTCATGATTACCCTCAATGTGGGCATTCTCCAAAGACAAAGAAGAGACCAGTTTTAGTCCAGTCATTCTAGTGGTTCCATCAAGCCTGGCCTTCAATCCCTGAAACACAGAGGCAGTTGTGGCACTAACACGTATCAGGTAATCCTTCGGATAAATACCCGCGTTAGCATTGAGGTTAAGAATAGAGGACTTGAAAGACACCTCAGAGACCAGGTTACCCAATGAAGGTACAACGAGACCTAAATCAATAATAGGAGCAAACCAGCTCTTCTGGTAGACAAGTTTGGCATTTAGATCAATGGGCTGGTCACTTGTGGTAAAGTCATACCATAGGTCAGTATTATCATTCAAGTTCAGCTCTCTGATTGCTGCAATCTTGAAAATGGCTGGCCCAAACAATTCTACAGCATTTAAGTACCCAAAGCTGGCCACGCTATTCACAACAGCGTAAACACCCATCTCAGCTTTGTTATTGCTGGCTGTGAAGTTATGGCTGTAGTTGTAATGGTTTATGTGGGCGACTGCCACACTGCTGATTTCTTGTATGTCAGAGTTGAAGGTAACAGCATAGTCTTTCTGGAGATCAACATTGGCTAAAAAAGACTCAAAGAGGTTGATCTTGGCAATACCCCTGTTCTGAAAGTCAATAGCAACCTCACTAGGACAAGTCATGATGTTGGCAGCATTAGAGAAGATACCGCTGACAGCTCCGACAACCGAAGTGACATGGGTTGTCTTGATTTCCACCTTCATATCGCCCAAGCGAGCCTTTCCAGAAGCAACCAGCAAACTGTTCTTGATAAATGGAGACTCCGTTTCAACACGAGCACTGAATTCAAGGTGGCTTAGACCAATAGCATCAGCATTGACCTTCattttcatcttcatcttcaaaTCTTCGCTATAAGTGTGGCCAGTAAAAGATAACTTGGAAGCTCCAAGgcccatgttaaaatgcaggTCACTCTCATGGGTGCCTTCCGCAGAGAAGTCTTGAAGAGCAAATTTGCCGGTTCCTTCATTTTTAACTGTCAGTGTGATTGTATCATCATCCTGGCAAGATACAGCCTTCTGAATAAGGCTGACTTCACCAGACAGTGAGTGCGAGGGGATGTTCACCTGGTACTTGTATGAAGTTTCAAGAAAGAAAGTATCGTTAGAGGCAGATCCATTCAGAGTCAACAATGCCTGTTGATCTAAAGCCAATTCAATGTTTGTTAACTTGAAAGTTTCAGACACTATTACAGGACTCATCTCAGGGATCGATATCTGCGCTGTGGATTCTAGATTGTAATTCAGAGCCTTAAGGTTTGCAGAACTTCCTTTAGtcttaataaaagctgtgaACAAAGGGTATCTCTCCGAGGCATTATTGAACTCCGCAGATGTTTTGATGTTGTAGACAGGGCTGCTGATTCTGACTTGACCATAGAGTTTTCCAAAAGATGGCACTAGAAGAGATGTCGAAATTGCAGGAATCTGACTGTCAAGCTTGTGCTCAGCACTGGCAGGACGGAAGATCTCATTCAGCTTTGTGTAACTTTGGGTGTTAATTGAGCTAAGAGTGTTTTTCACATCCTCAATGATGGAAAATATCAAATCCTTGATGTGCTTTGGTAGCATTTCAACAACTTTGTCAATCTGCATACCCATCAAAACCAATTTCTCCAAATTATCCAATGCCTCACTGAAACGGTTGCCCACATCACTCACTAGTTTCTCAAACGCACCGATCAGACCTTTCAACTTTAATGCATACTCTTGGTACAGAGCTTTCAAGGCATGTTTCAGCTGCACAACTCTTTTCTCAATGTTCAGATTAGACACAAAGTCACTAACATGCTGAGGTAAGCTCTGAATTTTCGAAGCAATCCCTTCTCGGTTGATGTAATTCCTCAGGGTCTCGCCCATGCTCACAAGTGTTAATCTAATGTTGTCAGGGACTAGAGAAAAACTTTCAATGAAAGGCAAGCTAATTGATTGTGTATCAGTGTTTTTATCATACTTTAGGAAGCCAGAGACTGCAAAGTCCTGATAATCAGTATTGGCAGTGTTGAACAGATTGGTGTGCATTTTTCCAGACCCTTCCAGCCCAAGCCGCACTGGAGTATTGTAAGCGCTGATTTCCTGTTCAATGACATAGTCGTTCACTTTAGCCTTAACCGTCACTTTAGTCTTTTGTTCAGAGGGTATCAGAAGAGTGTCAGACATGCTTTCATATTGTGATTTAATGACGACACCATTCTCTAGATCAAGGAGGGATGAGATCTTGCATTCATGAGAGTGAGCAATGGATTGTGGTTCTGCTTTCAGAAGGACTTTTGCGATAAACTCATGATTTGCGTATCCAAACAGATATCTTTTACCTTTACCATTAACAGTGGCATCAAAATTGACTCTGAATGGAATAGTTGTACCATGAGTGTTGGTGTCAAAATCGAATAATATTGAGTTGAAACTTATATGATTTTTGATTGTGCCAGAAAGTCCAGCAATCTCCAGTTCAGTGTTGTGGTTAATGAGACTTCCCATGAGATTTCCAATGGTTTTGCTCTGAGCAGTGGCAGTTTCATTTTTGTAGGTGATCTCAAAGGTGTGCTGAAGCTCCTCCAGACTCAAGAGGCTCTGCAGTAAGGTTGTGCCACTGGTGGTCAGGCCATCTTTATTGAGCTTCAGAATGGCTTTGTGGAGAGCTTTGTGTCCCATGAGTTTAACAGAGGCATCATTGTGAATAGCTAGACCATCGATGTCCAGTGCTCCTCTGAAAAGGCAATGGACTTGCTCTGCAGAGCTGTGAGTGGAGGTCTCAATCTTAACGCTGACTGCTTCAATGCCAGCTCTGGTCTCAGCCACGTTTTGGATCTTCAGGCCAAGAACCCGTGCTTCTGTATGAGAATTTAGAACAAGCTCTGATTCCTTGAAGGTGATTTTAGCAATGTTTTGCAATGTTAGAAGGTTGTCAAATGCCGTGTTGTTGGAATGAATTATCAGTTCTCCATTGGCAAAGGCTACAGCAAAGGAGTTCTGAGCTTGAAGAAGTGTTGAATCTACTTTCAATGAAGATTTAATCTTTGCCTCTGCTCTGAATGGGAGGACTGAGGCTGACTGGATAAGGTTGCATGAACCATGGATCGAACCAGCCTTGAAGGATCCTTGAAGGTTTCCATCTCCAGAGATCTCCTCAGCATCAACTCCAAACTGTCCAGTGTGTTCCAGCGAAACTTGCACTCCAACACGGCTAGTTACTTCAAACTTGCTTTTGGATTTTACACTGAGTTTTTCAGCAAACTCCACTTCCTCCTCAACGCTTATGGTGGCACTGATAATATTGTGGTGAAGTGTGGTCTTTACGTTAGCCTTGAGAGAATCGCCAGGTGTGGCCTCAACTAGAGCAGATCCTGTgcaaataaatcaatcaatagGCAACCATCCAAATCATGTGCATACAGTGCATATGGTACTTCAATTATAGCACTTTAATTATAGCTTTTACCTTCGACCTTTAGGGAGAGGAGCTCAAGAGGACTTGTGCCAGTGACTTCGAACGTTGCAGAATAACTTGCAGCAGGATCTCTGGCAGCAGACACAGCTGCTTCTAAGTTGTAGAAGTTGCTGTTTAGTTTTCCAGACATCTCTACCAATTCGAGAGTCGGCACAGACAGCAAGACATCCCAGGGAATGGAGAACTCTGGAATATTAATGCTAGTAGATTCAAATTCCAGACCAAGATGAGGTACAATCAGGTTTGGTGTTGAGAGGGTTGTGGGAAAGTTCAGATCTCTAGAGGATTTTCCACCCAAGGGCAAGGGAAGAGTGATGGTAAAGATGGTATCCTGGCCAAAGTGATACTTAGCAGCAGCctctctgtttaaaaaaaaaatgtgttaattttaACTGGTAACTATGAAATGAACTGAAATACTTGTGAACATGGTGGCATCAACTCACACATTCAAGAAGAGTCTTTCTGGAAGAGTGATCACAGGCACGGCATGAACTCCCAAAATCTGCACATAAgtacatttatttctttttaaagggatagttcaccctaaaatgaaaactaagtaatttactcaccctggtgttctAATGCAGTATGCCGTTCTGTCTTTTTCGGACCACAAATAGTGAATAGCGATCAGgatcaagctttttaaaaaacacgcaatagtatcacagaatgatcccatgtgTCACATGTCGTATATTCCAAGTGGTCTGGGGGTTTATGAtagggtttggtgaaaaacaaactgaaatttaatgtattatttaatacaaatcCTGACCTTGGCCGTTGATCTTCTGTGCTCGACTCTATTAGCACCGCAATTCAATCCGACTCACTcacacaagttgtgagaaatcaagaaaAATGTGGCATGAAATACAATTAATCTACCTTCTTCTCTGAGGTGTAGCTATATATCCGTTGTGTTCGTCGCAACAAGAAGTTATCGCGTTCACACATCTGTCAACTGACTGTCATCAGACAAACGGAGGTCCGGTCAGATGATTTTCAACTCGGTGAAGAAAGTACACTgatacttttttatggatttcTATGCGTTGTATTTCATGCCGCATTTttcttagggtacgtttacgCGACAACGATGtaaaaaaacggaaaagttttttctttgaatagatgacaacactgtcaaaatgatccccgttcacacagacCTGTGAAAACgcctaaaaacgctgtattatgcatgccaggtcAGTAGTTGGCGCTGTCACTTTGtgaagaaacactacgcgcctgcgcacatacgcattcttttacagagcaatCGCAGCAAAAACGCATGTAACGTAATAcgcatcaccgttttcacagatttcaTGCGTTTTTGTTGACGCGGAGATGATaacagtatcattttcaaaaactcgcactttgaaacccattttcaaaagtttgcgttttcaggcccccaaaatgctgctgtcgtgtaaatgaacgaccaaagcgcataaaaagttttctgtttttagttgaaaatggtgtcgtgtaaacagcccctgaatcttgatttctcacaacttgttTTTCTGGGTGAGTCGGAATGAATTGCGGCGCTAATAGAGTCGAGCACAGAATACCAATGGCCAAGGGCAGGATTTTcgttaaaaaatacattaaatttcagtttgtttttcactaaacccccagaacacttggaatacaTGACACGTCGTCGACGCATCGGATCACTGTGATACTTGCATCTTTTTCAAAAAGCTTCATGCTGgtcgctattcactgccattatatggacgaaaggggcatttttttaaaaactctccttttgtggtccaaaaaagaaagaatggcATACTGCATTAGAACAtgacttcattttcattttagggtgaactatccctttgattTTAATAAGCATTTATTTCTTTGGGTATTTTCAAAAgctgatgaaaataaattagGGAAGTTCTTACCACAGCTGTCTTTGCCAGAACATCACGGACCTTCATCTCATTCAGGCCAATCTGGTGATCAAGAAGACTACTGACAAATGTTTCAATAGCACTGATGTTGGGAATGATTCTTTGAATCTCAGATCTGACATCAGACTTAAATTCAGCCTCAATCTTCTCACTCTCTGAGAATAGATATTTTGAGAGAGATAATTCACTAGAATTATACTGTCATGATCATAAATTTCCTTAATTGGATGGCAAACTGTGATTAAAATTTAAACTGCACAATTATTGCGGTTATCTCACACAATTGCGATTTGATCGAATAACCACGATGAGACAATTAATCAATAATCGCGACAGGCCAATGTACTGGACATGTACCATATTTCAGGATGAGTGTTTGAACAGAAGTCGTCTCTGGGAGTTTTAGGTCACTCTCAATTTC
Coding sequences:
- the LOC127501908 gene encoding apolipoprotein B-100-like, whose amino-acid sequence is MADNKLRLLMLLIVAVSKAQDEGAPCLMAKRYKPFNKYEYFYETESLNALNGEVNGPKASCKVEITVPDTCSYIVRTADCTLSEVIDVDADGNPVFGAAAGAEDFKTAMERHPLKFTVEGDDDIKLFPEEDERINILNIKRGIISALAVPVLEEDRNKDMPTIYGLCKTDYVVNTREDVATEVTLTRDLSGCDKFRPVDDHTSPLALITGMKYPLAQLIKSKQTCNYKFNNEQHHMTSGTCTEKHVLALFSHKREYGVINTGKQALTLLGVSNYNDQVFEHNVANMKPLHPDSSVDMSPIQDKESALVVLREIADLSKTNDGRKRAHLAHKLVAVIRKMEAETLTAVVPEALEISQSLTYQALLQCGTPECVSAIMQLFRTFDTSSFEIDAAVYAMGMIPRSSRVLVKEMLPMAKLKPSKPIYYALSNAVRRLFETDGVTSEIQAVADYALEQIGDCTGDQEHVFLSLRVIGNMVAALGAARPALQSSVIQCIKQPAASPAVQQAAVQVYRQIPVPEEGREVLLHAVLDRAASIQKRVAAYLILMKNPTPAELAQLAAALHVEENPQVKSFIISHISNILTSTAPEVLDLRQKIQEAFQGNEIEMLIESTKFSRYYRLGSLEGNMIFESPNELPREVMLEMTLNAFGFDMDLIEIGMEGKGFEPIVEAIFGEDGFFPDTIMKATLYATDKMPAQLNEVLDNMLPIMRNDRKKRQASQNIVNEISHNVNKLMEDLKAQDAPEAMVYLKLLGAELGYLDTKDGKMIHNLLKMIPTDFLKRLLSSVDNELFLHYIFMDNEFYLPTSAGFPLRVALSGTFTPGVKGGLSFNPGMREFALTLSAGIEFVTEIGTHFPDYVHCGLEMHTNIYHESGIRAKLSVADGQLKLSIPAPRGPTELISVTNSLVSVVGAKTKSIPAKGEYINMNKCTAFFPGLKYCTALKYPDARSNDAAPYFPLTGDSKFAVELHPSEDVTEYVATISYAYEDEADKVTFSVKAEGTSFEARSLVILNRQQYSFSAELLIDSLQLDSKVSAKLKHAEELTLEIESDLKLPETTSVQTLILKYESEKIEAEFKSDVRSEIQRIIPNISAIETFVSSLLDHQIGLNEMKVRDVLAKTAVILGVHAVPVITLPERLFLNVEAAAKYHFGQDTIFTITLPLPLGGKSSRDLNFPTTLSTPNLIVPHLGLEFESTSINIPEFSIPWDVLLSVPTLELVEMSGKLNSNFYNLEAAVSAARDPAASYSATFEVTGTSPLELLSLKVEGSALVEATPGDSLKANVKTTLHHNIISATISVEEEVEFAEKLSVKSKSKFEVTSRVGVQVSLEHTGQFGVDAEEISGDGNLQGSFKAGSIHGSCNLIQSASVLPFRAEAKIKSSLKVDSTLLQAQNSFAVAFANGELIIHSNNTAFDNLLTLQNIAKITFKESELVLNSHTEARVLGLKIQNVAETRAGIEAVSVKIETSTHSSAEQVHCLFRGALDIDGLAIHNDASVKLMGHKALHKAILKLNKDGLTTSGTTLLQSLLSLEELQHTFEITYKNETATAQSKTIGNLMGSLINHNTELEIAGLSGTIKNHISFNSILFDFDTNTHGTTIPFRVNFDATVNGKGKRYLFGYANHEFIAKVLLKAEPQSIAHSHECKISSLLDLENGVVIKSQYESMSDTLLIPSEQKTKVTVKAKVNDYVIEQEISAYNTPVRLGLEGSGKMHTNLFNTANTDYQDFAVSGFLKYDKNTDTQSISLPFIESFSLVPDNIRLTLVSMGETLRNYINREGIASKIQSLPQHVSDFVSNLNIEKRVVQLKHALKALYQEYALKLKGLIGAFEKLVSDVGNRFSEALDNLEKLVLMGMQIDKVVEMLPKHIKDLIFSIIEDVKNTLSSINTQSYTKLNEIFRPASAEHKLDSQIPAISTSLLVPSFGKLYGQVRISSPVYNIKTSAEFNNASERYPLFTAFIKTKGSSANLKALNYNLESTAQISIPEMSPVIVSETFKLTNIELALDQQALLTLNGSASNDTFFLETSYKYQVNIPSHSLSGEVSLIQKAVSCQDDDTITLTVKNEGTGKFALQDFSAEGTHESDLHFNMGLGASKLSFTGHTYSEDLKMKMKMKVNADAIGLSHLEFSARVETESPFIKNSLLVASGKARLGDMKVEIKTTHVTSVVGAVSGIFSNAANIMTCPSEVAIDFQNRGIAKINLFESFLANVDLQKDYAVTFNSDIQEISSVAVAHINHYNYSHNFTASNNKAEMGVYAVVNSVASFGYLNAVELFGPAIFKIAAIRELNLNDNTDLWYDFTTSDQPIDLNAKLVYQKSWFAPIIDLGLVVPSLGNLVSEVSFKSSILNLNANAGIYPKDYLIRVSATTASVFQGLKARLDGTTRMTGLKLVSSLSLENAHIEGNHESTLTLEDNYEAVLSTNTVAKINLTSFAVDATHQLSADTKAHPKAASNLKIKYTFDRPDSVAAGHGDAENTLKLDATLSFISIESATHLTTDSTFSDTKKLKGNMDNEANICVKADGLKSSLKTTGNGYIDFKHYMLGFDINDQLTLEGDLDRMYSLLEIDSNYTFIYDRYYEFTINHTALGKAEFVPMSTLMAAVDMVLTQPSFDDFDVRDTNTYEKNSSVYETKVFSRWYNSSTEISIEDFSHFPVSNVVFGCSHNLTSPSTLLEYQGDLSVIYINKN